attttgaacattaatttgacaaaaaactaaagttaattgtaatagtaattattaaacaaaatagttaggtataatttattaatttataccgtattaaataattaaaaatgataaaaatcacaaattatattatatatacatgttatatttacAAACGTATCATAAGAGCGTATCATATATAAGTATCatatagttaaaacttaatttttctgGACTTAATTGAAGCAAAATCTTCAATGACGTCTTCAAAATCAATGCTTTTTGTTATTTCATGCTCAATTGATAATATTGCAGAATTGGTTAATCTGTTTTGCGACATGGTTGACCGTAAATACGTCTTAGTTAGTTTCAATTTACTAAAAGAGCGTTCCCCGGAAGCGACGGTAACAGGCATGGTAAGAAACAATCTATATGCAGTCATTAAGTTTGGACAAGTTGAatcaagttcatattttttaattgcgtttaaaatatttaaagcagTTGCGTTTAAGTCTGGTAAAATTGCTTTtacttgatatttaaaaaatttgatttcgtTAATTATTTCCTGGTCAATATCTTCGTTGTATTTGATAGTTAAATCAGctgcatattttttcaatttttcaactgGTGTAACAGATAGTGAATGAGCAGAAAGGAATTGAAAATCATcagcaatatttgataattgttCAAACCTCCATTTCATTTGAGCCATCATATTATCAAGAACTTTGTAGTATTCCAATGTTAAAAATTGATCTGCAGTAATATCTTCACCCGATGAATTTTCTCCACTCATAACTTTCCTTTTTATTGtccttttgatttttaattcagATTTTATTCCAACTTTATCACAAATACTAATAGCTTCAGTTTTAATTTGTTCATTTCCACTATCACGCATTTCTTGGAGagaaacatttaaacaatttatccTTTTTGAAGCCTGATCTATTGAAATATTTGagctttgtaataatttatttacacgatatatttgattcaatattttatcccacatgactaaaaaataaacaaattccaAATCAAACTGTTTCAATATACTTTGTGCATTAGCAACCCCATCGCCAAAAATTGGACTGGTAGATATGTCACGTAAAGCTTTTATCACACCGCCAAATTGACAAGACAACGAATGAACTGCATTATATTTAGATGCCCAGCGTGTGTCACTGTgcgtttttaatgttattttcaaacACCGCATTAGTACTTCCCAGCGACTTGTTGATCcagaaaaatagttaaatatattttgtacaatatttatgtaaagtttaaaatattataaaaatgtttggcgCCCCTTTAAACCATGCGCCCGGGGCATATGCCCCCTAGGCCCCCCTCACGGCACGGCTCTGACCATGCGTAAATCGGTTTACTTCTCTTTACGGCCGGAGTATAGGCTCTTTTAAGCTTCtactgttaataaaataatagataatggTTATAAGAtttatacaatagtaataattatttttagagtaacaaataaaaaactagattaggtgaatttatttttctttaatttgatCAAAACAATGAgtgttttacattaaaaatcaccttctgaaaatataatatatattaaaaataatgtgtaacaAAAATTGcaagattaaattaaatttatgaatagtATGTGCATAATCAAATTTACTAGATggcaaattaaaattactaattttaaatcTGAAGACATCAGAAATGAACACATGAATTATACCTTTTAGTTAGTATTATATACAGGTACCTAAAAGCTAATGAATACCTACTATGAGTATAAAGTTTGACTacaaatttgttaataataaataaaaataaattaatgactaaataaataaattaacaacttaATCACTCTCATCATCTGGTCcatctttatttttaatgttagtaAAATGATTCATTAATTCTTCTTGAAGTTGAAGAACATGTTCAATAGGTTTTGGTCGTCCATCATCACCAATTTTACACGGCTGTATCACTCCTTCCCTGAATGAAagagtttataataatagaaatataataagttaataatatataatttataaatacctagtGAGTTTATCCATTTTAGAAACCAACTGCATTACTTCGTGTTCTTGTTGTTCAACAGACATGCACTCAAATGGATTAGGTTTTGGTGGTTCATAACAACCAAGAACTGGATTTATCCTATAAAAGATaacgttcataatattactggtacatttaatagttaaaatagaAACTTAACTGGTCTTTGTATGTTAGATATTCTTCTGTATCACTATCTTCACTATCTGACGAGTAATCGGGATTTGATGTTTTACAAAGTAATCCTCGATTTGCGAATAAACCAGCTGCATTACCAAATCCTGTATACTTGATCATACGACCAACTAAAAATGATccaaattatatcaataaaagtataataaaaataatatgataagtttCATACCATTTTCTTTACATAAGACAAATAACAGTTCAGCAACCAAGTCGCGAAGACTCACATTGGGAGTAGTGAGCAAACGACACAGTTTATTACGCAATGTATTTCCCTGTTCAGGTCGATTTATAACATCTTTCAATGGAGGTAAAATTTGTTGTCGAACCTCACAACGGAATTTCGCAATAGATCTTGATCCTTTTAATAATACCATCAATGCTGGTGATATATGTTCATATAATGGATTCTAAAATCATTATACCAGATAATATtaaggtaaattattatcatcacaatttaatttaataaaatacctcaGTACTACACAATCGGGTGTCAAGAAAATTCACCATCACTTTTAAAGCATCAACATCACACCAATGACTTTTAACCAGCAATTGATCCAAACAAGGTGGTGGTACATTTGTCAACAAGTTGACAacattgctataataataataaataatgttcaaaatataagtagaaaaacatattttttcatattaccaTCTATTTTTAGTTAAGTAAAtatggtaattaaaataaaaaatgtctgaattttgaaaacttcaagaatttgtgttaaataggaaaacaataaatatgtaactcAGTTATGATATATAgctagctataatataaaatattaatgagagggaTTTGATATCACACTCAAGCGGTAAAATcagtaaaattcataaaaacgtcAGTGTGAACAATcccaaaatatctattttaaacttttctcctaaactatgatagctagaaagttggttgataactcattaaaaagggacTATCAAGTATATACTAAATGTggacataaaattttttaaaaaaaattatttaatttttcacagataaaaaaagagttattttttgctagattttcatttagcgaggtagatttacgaaactggagaacggattttgttgtttggggtcttgttagattcacattggctaggagaagtgcagtgaagatttccagaactttatctccaatcgttagtTCACTACAAActtgtaaagctgaaaaacatcaaaaaacgcccaataaaatttgttttaatgttctgtaatgaaataactatttaagataaagttctgaaaatcttcactgcacttttcCTAatcaatgtgaatctaacaagaccccaaacaacgaaatccgctctccggtttcggagatctatctcactaaatgaaaacaaatattattttttgtggggctgttcacacaGACATTcctctggattcaaattgttatatcgcttgggtgtgatatcagttaataaatttctaaaaattaaaaatcaagaacgttgacatgccgatccctgacttggcaagcgtttttttttaaaatatagtaattaagaaaaataccAAATGATGTTATCTTGAAATAATGGGACAAAAGTTGAGGTGACAAGTAGATCACGTAATATAGAAATCAATCTAATCCAAATTGAATAATCATCTTCCTCAGATGGCTCATTGATTGGGATAACGGTCAAGTTGAATAAAGTTTTCAGTATTTCACAGCTGAGTAACACATTATCTTcctgtaaatattattcatgttgtcgtttaaaatgtcaattattttagtagataaataagtaaattaccTGTAAGCTAGATGAATTGTTTTTGGATGCATCTTCAATAGTGTCGCGTAATATATTGTCTAAGACTTCTGTTAGGTATGTGAGACCATGTAACTCTTCTGtgatttttaatctaaaataaaacagttggtaaatacacaaaaaaaattaaacttaaatatgcATTAGAAGTCTACCTTATATCCTTGTTAAATGctgttaaaagaaataaaagtttaatgtcaaaatattttatggcatATGGAATATTCTGTTCAAAATATGTTCTTAGTCTGAGCACAATGCAATCAACAGTTTTATTTGAACAGCATACTTCTTGTGCAGTGTcacaattataaactatattacacAGGCATTTCAGGCCTTCTACAATAACTGTAGGACagaatcacaatattattatttactattttgtaggtactataacatcattagcattttaatttttaatttagacagtatttatttttgaagaaaGACATTTTTGGTGACTTACCATCTGTATTCTCAGTTGTGATTACTATGCATAATGTGTCTTCAACAAGATTAGCACACTGAAGTAGAATGTTTACGTGTTGTTCaattaaaatttcttttaaacgtGCTTTGTCTCGGCTGTGgatcacaaaaattatttttaatatataagatagataagtatatagataagtaatattcaaaaattaatgttaCCATTTAGTTACATAATCTAGTTATATATTGTCAAGTGACAAGTCTAATTAATAATGACTATTCAATCAATTGTATGGTAAAGTTATTCTAGTTTAGCtcccatacaattttaaatttttttttcttgtcagTCGGACTTAGTTTTTAAGTTACAGTGAATTGAAGTATTGAAATATCTTGGCACAATGGGTAACACGGGTTACAGACAAATCATGGCCAGCTTCGCCGGATGTGTTTATACTTTTaccaattttgttttaactttgtGACCTACCaaaggtggttttacataaaaagTTGAGGGATGTTTTAGATTATAATCGTCTAAACTGGTTGTATATGTGCtcctaatgattaaaaaataaaattcgctTGGGAGCTAAACTAGAATTATTCAAATGAAACACCTAGGTCTGCAACTAGCTGGTTAGGGAAGAATGtttgaaaaagttaaaaaatacagtAAGATGTCAAATTCAGTAGAGATAACtaacaattgataaaaataaaataactaaataataaaagtctTATAACGACACACACATTCAAAGTGATGATTGAAGGCCAACTCAatagcaaataaaataataaacgaatagTTTTTATTGATGAATTCATTAAAGGTGGATACTGGTTAGTAAATGTGTATTACTTTGTTATTTTAAGACAAGTTTACCTCAGAAGCCGAATGCATGTTAAACATTGTTTGTGAATACATTTGTAACTGTCCGCCGCCAAACATAGGAACATAGAGTCCCATAACCGTTTGAAAGTATTGTCAGCATGATAGGtgtcaaaattaaatgtatttgtatgcTATAATCAAGaatgtaaacaaattattatgcacAGAACACAATAAGTACTAAACTCAAAGATGTATGTGACTCACTTGTTCGATGATAGCTTCAACTAAGACTTTTACTCGTTGGAAATCATTTTGTTCAATAGCTGCATTAATTTCTGATATCATGGTTGTTTTTCGATATATTTTATGCCATCAAATTAAACATATTGTGACGGACATTAATCAAAGGTGGTGCACCGTCGATTGTCCTAGAATcaggtaataattaaataactaaatacttCATTTAATATCGATTGGAAAAATTTGAACCCGTAATCAAATGATTGCTGattgtaaatttgattttaacgcACCCATatcctaataattaaaaatttaaattgactaggcaataataaaaattatattatatcatcgtcCGCtcgtcaatattatt
Above is a window of Metopolophium dirhodum isolate CAU chromosome 3, ASM1992520v1, whole genome shotgun sequence DNA encoding:
- the LOC132940668 gene encoding uncharacterized protein LOC132940668 — translated: MRDSGNEQIKTEAISICDKVGIKSELKIKRTIKRKVMSGENSSGEDITADQFLTLEYYKVLDNMMAQMKWRFEQLSNIADDFQFLSAHSLSVTPVEKLKKYAADLTIKYNEDIDQEIINEIKFFKYQVKAILPDLNATALNILNAIKKYELDSTCPNLMTAYRLFLTMPVTVASGERSFSKLKLTKTYLRSTMSQNRLTNSAILSIEHEITKSIDFEDVIEDFASIKSRKIKF
- the LOC132942017 gene encoding synembryn, yielding MISEINAAIEQNDFQRVKVLVEAIIEQHTNTFNFDTYHADNTFKRLWDSMFLCLAADSYKCIHKQCLTCIRLLSRDKARLKEILIEQHVNILLQCANLVEDTLCIVITTENTDVIVEGLKCLCNIVYNCDTAQEVCCSNKTVDCIVLRLRTYFEQNIPYAIKYFDIKLLFLLTAFNKDIRLKITEELHGLTYLTEVLDNILRDTIEDASKNNSSSLQEDNVLLSCEILKTLFNLTVIPINEPSEEDDYSIWIRLISILRDLLVTSTFVPLFQDNIICNVVNLLTNVPPPCLDQLLVKSHWCDVDALKVMVNFLDTRLCSTENPLYEHISPALMVLLKGSRSIAKFRCEVRQQILPPLKDVINRPEQGNTLRNKLCRLLTTPNVSLRDLVAELLFVLCKENVGRMIKYTGFGNAAGLFANRGLLCKTSNPDYSSDSEDSDTEEYLTYKDQINPVLGCYEPPKPNPFECMSVEQQEHEVMQLVSKMDKLTREGVIQPCKIGDDGRPKPIEHVLQLQEELMNHFTNIKNKDGPDDESD